In one window of Pelorhabdus rhamnosifermentans DNA:
- a CDS encoding PTS sugar transporter subunit IIB: MGKISVLSVCGSGTVTSSMVAGKVKEFLKDKGYNVSATEARPTEALNLAQSGRFDFITFTSPLQSGDYVIPTVNAFACLTGIGEDEFFEQVLEIVKGLNK, encoded by the coding sequence TTGGGAAAAATCAGTGTTTTATCAGTGTGCGGATCAGGTACAGTTACTTCTTCGATGGTAGCAGGTAAAGTAAAAGAATTTCTGAAGGACAAAGGCTATAATGTTTCTGCGACGGAGGCAAGACCTACAGAAGCATTGAATCTGGCACAATCTGGACGTTTTGATTTTATTACGTTCACAAGTCCGTTGCAATCGGGCGACTACGTTATACCGACTGTCAACGCGTTTGCCTGTCTGACGGGAATCGGTGAAGATGAATTTTTTGAACAGGTTTTGGAAATTGTCAAAGGCTTAAATAAATAA